GTCGTTCCCCGAAGAGGGCATGGCGCCTGCGCTTATAGATCACTTCACGTTGTGAGTTCATCACGTCATCGTACTCAAGCAAACGTTTGCGGATCCCGAAGTTGTTTTCTTCCACCTTGCGTTGCGCCCTTTCGATGGACTTGGTGATCATCGAATGCTGGATCACTTCCCCTTCTTCCAGGCCCAGCCTGTCCATCATCCTGGAAATACGTTCCGAACCGAACAACCGCATCAGGTTGTCCTCAAGCGAAACGAAGAACTGTGACGATCCCGGGTCTCCCTGGCGACCGGAACGACCACGCAACTGGCGATCGACACGCCTGGAGTCATGCCTTTCTGTTGCCACGATGGCCAGACCACCGGCATCCTTTACACCGGGCCCGAGTTTGATATCGGTACCGCGACCGGCCATGTTGGTGGCAATGGTTACCTGCCCCGCCAAACCGGCCTGTGCCACAATCTCAGCTTCCTTTTGGTGCAACTTGGCGTTCAAGACGCTGTGCTTGATGTTACGGATCTTCAACATCCGGCTCAGCAACTCCGATGTTTCAACCGAGGTGGTACCCACCAGCACGGGTCTTCCGGCATTGGTCAGTTCCACGATCTCTTCGATCACGGCATTGTATTTTTCACGCTTGGTCTTATAGACCTTGTCTTCCATGTCTTTCCGCTGGATCGGACGGTTGGTGGGGATCACCACCACATCCAGTTTGTAGATCTCCCAGAACTCACCTGCTTCGGTTTCTGCCGTACCAGTCATACCGGCCAGCTTGTCATACATCCTGAAATAATTCTGCAAGGTGATGGTCGCATAGGTTTGTGTAGCAGCTTCCACCTTTACATTTTCCTTGGCTTCGATGGCCTGGTGAAGACCGTCGGAGTAGCGGCGACCTTCCATGATGCGACCGGTTTGCTCATCCACGATCTTGATCTTTCCATCCATGATCACATATTCCACATCCTTTTCAAACAGGGTGTAGGCCCTCAGCAGCTGGTTCAGGGTATGGATGCGCTCACTCTTCACCGTGAAATCGCGCATGAGTTCATTCTTCAGCTTGGAGGTTTCGCCGTCGGGCAGGCCTCTTTTCTCGATCTCAGCGATTTCGGATCCCACGTCAGGCATAATATAGAAAGACGGATCCTCTCCCTGGGCTGTAATCAGGTCAATGCCTTTTTCCGTAAGCTCGATGGTATTGTGTCTTTCGTCTATCACGAAATAGAGTTCCTGATCCACCTTGTGCATTTCCTTTCCCTGGTCCTGCATGTAGTAATTCTCGGTCGACACCAACTGCGCCTTGACACCGGGTTCGCTGAGAAATTTGATCAATGCCTTGTTCTTGGGCAACCCGCGATGTGATCGCAACAGGGCCATACCACCTGCTTTGTCGTTTTCCTTTCCTCCTTCCGCCAGGTGCTTTTTGGCATCGGCCAGCAGTGTGGTCACGTAGTTGCGTTGGGCGCTCACGAGTTTTTCCACGCGGGGCTTCAGTTCGTGAAACTCATGTTTGTCGGCGCGCGGAATGGGACCCGAGATGATAAGCGGTGTTCTGGCATCATCGACCAACACGGAATCCACCTCATCCACGATGGCATACACGTGACCGGGTTGAACGAGGTCTTCGGGGTGATGCGCCATGTTGTCACGGAGGTAATCAAAACCGAACTCATTGTTGGTACCGTAGGTCACGTGGGCTTTGTACGCCTTTCTTCTTTCCGGAGAGTTGGGTTTGTATTTGTCGATGCAATCGACCCTGAGGCCATGGAACTCGAACAAAAGCCCCATCCACTCGGCGTCACGTTTGGCAAGGTAGTCATTCACCGTTACCACGTGCACCCCTTTACCTGTAAGCGCATTGAGGTATACCGGCAGGGTAGCCACGAGTGTTTTACCCTCACCTGTTGCCATCTCAGCAATCTTTCCCTGGTGCAGTACGATTCCGCCGATCAGCTGCACGTTGTAATGCAACATGTCCCAGGTGATCTCATTTCCTGCAGCAATCCAGCTGTTCGCATAGATGGCTTTGTCTCCTGAAATCTCTATGCTGGAGCGTGTGGCTGCCAGGTCACGGTCCATTTCCGTGGCGGTGACTTCCACCTTCGGGTTTTCTTTGAACCGCCTGGCCGTATCTTTCATCACAGCGAAAGCTTCGGGCAACAATTCATCCAGGGTGCTGCGGGTTTTTTCCTTGACGGATTTTTCCAGTTGATCAATTTGCTGGTAGATGTCTTCCTTGGAGGATATGTCGAGGTTGTCCTTTGCCTGAAGTTTCCCCCGGAGGTCTTTCAGTTTCTGCTCGTCATCGGCAACCGCCTTTTCAATGCGGGATTGAAATTCAGTGGTCTTCGCACGCAACTGGTCGTTCGAGAGCGACGATAATTTCTGGTATTCGGCGTTGATTTTCTCTACAAGCGGCAGAACCTCTTTCAGGTCGCGATCCGATTTATTACCGAGAATGCCTTTGAGTGCTTTGGTTAAACTTCCTAACATGGTGATAATGCCTGGTATGCTTTCTTCCGAAAAATTTTGTTCTCAAAAATCATCCGCCTGCTTGTCAGACAGGCATTGAACCGCCGAAACACGTTCCGATCATTTGTCGTCTCATCAAGGGCGGTTTCTTAAGAGAGCTGCAAAGTAACACAAAATAGAATCAATATGCCGGGAGACGTTCCCGACATTCCTTGCCCCGGTACCTTTCAAAAACCGGGCACAAAAAAAAAGGCTGTCGTTATGACAGCCTTCATGTATGGCAAGTGTGCCTGAATATCTAATATTCATCTTCATTAAAGAAGAAATCCTCTTTGGAGGGGTAATCCGGCCAAATTTCCTCGATGCTTTCATAGATCTCACCCTCATCTTCAATCTCCTGAAGGTTTTCAATCACCTCAAGCGGGGCTCCGGACCTCATCCCGTAATCGATGAGCTCGTCCTTTGTGGCTGGCCACGGGGCATCTTCCAAATAGGATGCTAGTTCAAGGGTCCAGTACATATTCTCTACTTTTTTTTGATAACAGTAAACGAAAAAACAGTCAAATGGT
The DNA window shown above is from Flavobacteriales bacterium and carries:
- a CDS encoding DUF2795 domain-containing protein; protein product: MYWTLELASYLEDAPWPATKDELIDYGMRSGAPLEVIENLQEIEDEGEIYESIEEIWPDYPSKEDFFFNEDEY
- the secA gene encoding preprotein translocase subunit SecA, whose protein sequence is MLGSLTKALKGILGNKSDRDLKEVLPLVEKINAEYQKLSSLSNDQLRAKTTEFQSRIEKAVADDEQKLKDLRGKLQAKDNLDISSKEDIYQQIDQLEKSVKEKTRSTLDELLPEAFAVMKDTARRFKENPKVEVTATEMDRDLAATRSSIEISGDKAIYANSWIAAGNEITWDMLHYNVQLIGGIVLHQGKIAEMATGEGKTLVATLPVYLNALTGKGVHVVTVNDYLAKRDAEWMGLLFEFHGLRVDCIDKYKPNSPERRKAYKAHVTYGTNNEFGFDYLRDNMAHHPEDLVQPGHVYAIVDEVDSVLVDDARTPLIISGPIPRADKHEFHELKPRVEKLVSAQRNYVTTLLADAKKHLAEGGKENDKAGGMALLRSHRGLPKNKALIKFLSEPGVKAQLVSTENYYMQDQGKEMHKVDQELYFVIDERHNTIELTEKGIDLITAQGEDPSFYIMPDVGSEIAEIEKRGLPDGETSKLKNELMRDFTVKSERIHTLNQLLRAYTLFEKDVEYVIMDGKIKIVDEQTGRIMEGRRYSDGLHQAIEAKENVKVEAATQTYATITLQNYFRMYDKLAGMTGTAETEAGEFWEIYKLDVVVIPTNRPIQRKDMEDKVYKTKREKYNAVIEEIVELTNAGRPVLVGTTSVETSELLSRMLKIRNIKHSVLNAKLHQKEAEIVAQAGLAGQVTIATNMAGRGTDIKLGPGVKDAGGLAIVATERHDSRRVDRQLRGRSGRQGDPGSSQFFVSLEDNLMRLFGSERISRMMDRLGLEEGEVIQHSMITKSIERAQRKVEENNFGIRKRLLEYDDVMNSQREVIYKRRRHALFGERLSVDISNMVKDVCESLSEEYQGYSDYEGFKLELLRILQVDAGIDEEKFLASKPDELGDEIYQRSWEYYNEKGRQIGVAAFPVIKDVYENQSQTYENIVVPFTDGIKTLQIVANLKECYESQGAALVRAFEKGTVLALIDNEWKEHLREMDDLKSSVQNAVYEQKDPLLIYKFESFKLFKEMVDRVNREVVAFLFQGNLPVQEASQVQQAAPPRKAPEQLQESRPESVSTPASMPPPGMPEGPPMDNGSQPKAEPVRVEKKVGRNEPCPCGSGKKFKQCHGKGVAS